Sequence from the Deltaproteobacteria bacterium genome:
TTAGGATGTAAAATAGTAGACAGTTTAGACGAGCTTTTGGCAGTATCCGATATTATCACTATACATACACCGAAAACAGAGGAAACATATAATATGATCACCTCAAGAGAGATAGAAAAAATGAAAGATGGTGTGATACTTATAAATTGTGCCAGAGGAGGGTTGTACAACGAAAATGACCTCTATGATGCCCTGAAAAACGGGAAAATAAAATCACTAAGCATTGATGTTTTTGATAGTGAACCCGTCAAAAATCATAAAATATTTGAGTTGGAGAATGTATTTGTAACTCCACATATAGGCGGAAGTACTCGTGAATCCCAGATAAGGGTAGGAATGCAAATGGCACAACAAGTTATGGATGCATTAAAAGGACGCGATTACGCAAACGCCGTAAATTTGCCTTTTGTCAAAGGAGAAATACCGGACCATCTCCAACCATTTTTCGGTTTGGCGGAGCAGATAGGTTCTTTTATAGTGCAAGTGGCAAATGGTTCCATACAACGAGTACAAATAGAAGGAAGAGGGGAAATCAGTGAGTTTATAGAGTCTCTACGAGTTTTCTCGCTAGTCGGCTTGCTTAAGCCTATCTTGGGTGAAGATGTAAACTATGTAAACGCTCCTTACTTGACCAAAGAAAGAGGTATTGTCGTAGAAAAGGAAAAAGAAATAAAACCTCTTTACTTCAAGAACTTTGTGCAATTGAGCGTATGGACCGATAAGGAAAAATTAAGCGTTGGGGGTACGGTTTTTGAAGAGAACAGGGCAAGAATAGTAACTATAGACGGTTTTTCTATGGAAATTGAACCGTCAGGAATAATCATCGTTATAAAAAATTATGATAAACCTGGTGTAATTGGTCAAGTAGGCACAATCTTAGGCGAAAACAACATAAATATTGCTGATTTTCGCTTAGCCAGGAAAAGGGGCGGTGAAGAAGCATTAGCCTTAGTCAAAATAGATATACCTGCGCCCCCTTCCGTAGTTGATAAACTTTCTCAAATTAGTGGGATTTTGTATATTAAACAGATAAAATTCTGACCTATTTAAAGCTTAGAGGCACTTTTGTTACCATGTATTTTACATCTTCATTTACAAAATCCATTCCACCACCCAGGAATATAGTGCGAGTTTTTGAATTTATGAGTTCATCTACACCACCGTATAGGTGAAAGTGACGCATTATAGTGTAATCAGCACCTAATTTCAGCTGTGCTTTGTCATCTCTATAGTCATTATCATGATTAAAATCAAAGGCATCAAAAGAGAGCTTTAAATTATCATTAAATAGGTAATAATCTGTTCCCACCCCGAAGGTAGATTCTATTATACCTCCTCTTAATGCTAAATTCCCATATCTCTTGCCTAATTCAGCGTTTACTCGGATGGTATTTGAATCTGATGGATCCTCGTTTTTGTAGTTTTTCTCTGCAACTGCTTCCACTATGTAAAATCTATCTGGAGAGGTATAAATAGTAGCTCCTACATATCCCTTAAAATCACTATGTCTTGTTCCATACTCACCCTTTGTGCCTATCTTTACAAGCATCCGCTCTGCTTTTTGAAGCTGATGCTTGACCTGTCTTAATGTGCTGGATATTTCATGATACATTTTTTCATCTTTTACCAGCTTGCCAATTGTTCCCTTTCCCTGATTAATATCTTCTGTAATTTCTCCCATATTACCCAGTGTTTTATTCAATTTGTTCATAGCTATTCTGGCCTGAGCTATCGTTTCCCTTACATCTTTTCTGTTTTCTCCTAACATTTGGTTGGCTTTTTCTTCTACTTCTATAAGCCTGGCAGTAATTATAGGTATGTCTTTTTTTAAGGTCTGCGTTATCTGTCTCACATTTTCTACCGATGCTCTAAAATCCTCTCTGTTTTCTTCTACTTGTAGGGATATTCTTGAAGTAAGACTTTCTAAATTTTGCAATGTTTTTGTCATCATCTTTATGTTTTCACCACTCAGTATCCTGTTTATATTCCGTGCTATTTCAGTTAATTCCACTTCGGATTCCGTTCGTTCAATCTCATCGCCGTCAGACAGGTATTTGTTTGACATGCCCAAGTTTATATCTATGCATTTTTCCCCCAAAAGCCCCACACTTTTTACATAAGCAATGGAATCTTTTGGTATTTTATACTTATCGTATATAGCCATTTCCACTCTTGCTTCCTTACCTCTTAGTGTAATATCCTTAATATATCCTATATCTACTCCTGCAGCCCTAATATGCCTCTTCGCCTCTAACCCAGAGGCATTTTCAAATAGACCGTAAACACAGTATACCTTTTCTTTTTTTATGCTCCACTTTCCTACCTTTAATGTCATATAACCAAAGGCAATCAAGACGAGAACAACAAACAATCCTACTATAAATTCTGTTTTTTTCATACGCTTACCGGTCCTTGAGAGCTACCTTCCAAAAATTGTTTAACATAGGGGTTTTCACTTTTCATAAACATATCTTGTGTAGAGAATTCTATAATCTTCCCATTATGCAGCATTCCTACATAATCTGCGATATCTCTTGTCAAGTTAAGCTCATGAGTAATGATAACTACTGTTATTTTTCTCTCGTATTGTGTTTTTTTAATCAATTGTGCTATGGAGGTGGATGTTATAGGATCTAACCCTGTTGTGGGCTCATCAAACAGCATTATCTCCGGATCTGAGATTATAGCCCTTGCCAAGCCTACCCGTTTTCTCATTCCTCCCGAAAGCTCATCCGGCATTTTTTCTTTTGCTCCTCTTAATCCCAATGAATACAAAATTTCTCTTGCCCTTTCTTTTATCTGCTTATGCGCCATTTTGGTATGTTCCTTTAATGGAAAAGCAACATTGTCAAGCACATTCATGTAGTCAAACAAAGCTGCATCTTGAAATAACATACCAAATTTCATTCTTATTTTATTCAGCTTTTTTTCATTTAGAGGAACAATATCTACACCGTCAACTATTATCTTTCCGCTATCCGGTTTCAAAAGTCCTATAATATGTTTCAAAAGCACACTCTTCCCCATTCCACTCATCCCCAATATTACTGTCACTTTACCTTTATAAATCGAAATATTCAAGTTTTCTAATACTTTTTGTTTTTTAAAACTCTTACACAAATTCTCTATCTTAATCATCTTAAAACATAATAGCAGTTAAAAAGTAATCAGCAATTAGTATAGCTACACTGGCAGTTACCACTGCCTTGGTTGTGAACCTACCTACACCTTTAGCTCCGCCTGTAGTTTTAAAACCCATAAAACAACCAATAGCAGATATGAGCAAGCCAAACACCGCGCCTTTTATAAGTCCATAGGTTAGATCATGCATAGTCAGATAAACCTCTATATTTCTCAGGTAGGCAACCGAATTTATATTTAAAACATCTACACTTACGAGATATCCCCCGATATTTCCTACAATATTGGATAAGATAACGAGCACAGGAGTCATTATAGTTGCAGCTACAATACGGGGGGTAGATAAATAGTGTATAGGATCAACTGCCATTGACCTCAATGCATCTATCTGCTCTGTTACTTTCATGGTGCCTATTTCTGCAGCCATGGCTGAGGTACTGCGGGCTGTAATCATTAAAGCGGCAAGAACGGGTGATACTTCTCTTCCCAGGGTAACCGCAACAGTATATCCCATCATGCTTTCTGCCCCAAACTTGTGAAATCCGTAATATATCTGCAACGCCTCTACCATACCTGCAAACAGTGAGGTAAGAGCAACCACGAAGGTAGCATTCACTCCTATCAAATACATCTGTTCAACGGTTTCATGTATTCTCAACGGTGATTTTATTATATTCGATAAAGATTTTAGAAGAAGGATGAACAGTTCACCTGTCTGTTGTATAAAGTGTAATACTCCATGACCAATTGCACAAAAGAAAGCAATCATTTCTTTACATAGATGCGGTGCACTCTTTCTCCTATACTGGTAAGAATTTCATAAGGGATGGTATTCGTTTTTGAAGCGAGTGTCCAGGCATCTATCTTCTCCCCCTGGTCTGTCCCCAGTATTATTACCTCATCACCTACCTTTGCGTCTATATATGTTAAATCACACATAGCCATATCCATACATACATTACCGATTATGGCTGATTTTTCCCCTTTAATCAACACATAAAAGTTATTGGAAAGCGTTCTTTGAAAACCATCAGCATATCCTATAGCAACTACACCTATTTTTAATTTTTCTTTAGTGACGAATGTTCTGTTGTAGCTTACTCCTTCTCCCGGGTATAAGTCATGGATATGGATTATATGTGATTTTATGGAAAGTACAGGCTTAAAACCCGGATTGGATATGTTTTGCTCAGGCATATAGCCATAGAGGATAATACCCGGCCTTGTGCAATTCAAATATGTTTGTGGAAACTTTACTATTGCTGCACTGTTGGCAATGTGCTTGTACTTGAAGTAAAACCCCCTACCTTCTAAAAATGAAACGACATCGTTAAATCTGTTCAACTGAAGCAATGTAAATTCATCATCACTATCCGCGCAACAGAGATGAGACATTATTCCCTCTACATTTAAAAAATCTCTGTATTCTTTGAGTTTTTCATAACTTTTTTGTGCATCTTTATAGCTGATTCCCAGTCTGTTCATTCCTGTATCTATTTTAATATGAGCATTTATCCTTTTTCCTCTTTGTTTGGCAAAGTTTGCCATCTTCTCTATCAGCGAAAGACTGTAAAGAACAGGAGTAAAATCATATTCATATATGATGTGAAAATCATCATCTAATATGCAGGACAAAACAAGAATGGGTTTTTTAATACCATTTTCCCTTAAGATTTTACCTTCCTGGACATGTGCAACGCCAAAATATGCAAGAGAAGAAAAAGAAGACAGTGTGTGGCTTACCTCTATGGAACCGTGATTATAAGCATCCGCTTTCACAAT
This genomic interval carries:
- a CDS encoding phosphoglycerate dehydrogenase encodes the protein MFKVILCDRVAEEGIELLKDNPEIKLEIRDTVSKSELLNFVEDADAVITRSATTIDKIFLSKAGRLKIIGRAGVGVDNIDIEEASRRGIIVMNVPAGNTLAAVELTMTHILCALRSLPNACYELKHNHIWNRRKWVGTELNEKTVGIIGFGRIGSRVATRCMSFGAKIVTYDPYIKKEKAASLGCKIVDSLDELLAVSDIITIHTPKTEETYNMITSREIEKMKDGVILINCARGGLYNENDLYDALKNGKIKSLSIDVFDSEPVKNHKIFELENVFVTPHIGGSTRESQIRVGMQMAQQVMDALKGRDYANAVNLPFVKGEIPDHLQPFFGLAEQIGSFIVQVANGSIQRVQIEGRGEISEFIESLRVFSLVGLLKPILGEDVNYVNAPYLTKERGIVVEKEKEIKPLYFKNFVQLSVWTDKEKLSVGGTVFEENRARIVTIDGFSMEIEPSGIIIVIKNYDKPGVIGQVGTILGENNINIADFRLARKRGGEEALALVKIDIPAPPSVVDKLSQISGILYIKQIKF
- a CDS encoding MCE family protein, with protein sequence MKKTEFIVGLFVVLVLIAFGYMTLKVGKWSIKKEKVYCVYGLFENASGLEAKRHIRAAGVDIGYIKDITLRGKEARVEMAIYDKYKIPKDSIAYVKSVGLLGEKCIDINLGMSNKYLSDGDEIERTESEVELTEIARNINRILSGENIKMMTKTLQNLESLTSRISLQVEENREDFRASVENVRQITQTLKKDIPIITARLIEVEEKANQMLGENRKDVRETIAQARIAMNKLNKTLGNMGEITEDINQGKGTIGKLVKDEKMYHEISSTLRQVKHQLQKAERMLVKIGTKGEYGTRHSDFKGYVGATIYTSPDRFYIVEAVAEKNYKNEDPSDSNTIRVNAELGKRYGNLALRGGIIESTFGVGTDYYLFNDNLKLSFDAFDFNHDNDYRDDKAQLKLGADYTIMRHFHLYGGVDELINSKTRTIFLGGGMDFVNEDVKYMVTKVPLSFK
- a CDS encoding ABC transporter ATP-binding protein produces the protein MIKIENLCKSFKKQKVLENLNISIYKGKVTVILGMSGMGKSVLLKHIIGLLKPDSGKIIVDGVDIVPLNEKKLNKIRMKFGMLFQDAALFDYMNVLDNVAFPLKEHTKMAHKQIKERAREILYSLGLRGAKEKMPDELSGGMRKRVGLARAIISDPEIMLFDEPTTGLDPITSTSIAQLIKKTQYERKITVVIITHELNLTRDIADYVGMLHNGKIIEFSTQDMFMKSENPYVKQFLEGSSQGPVSV
- a CDS encoding ABC transporter permease — encoded protein: MIAFFCAIGHGVLHFIQQTGELFILLLKSLSNIIKSPLRIHETVEQMYLIGVNATFVVALTSLFAGMVEALQIYYGFHKFGAESMMGYTVAVTLGREVSPVLAALMITARSTSAMAAEIGTMKVTEQIDALRSMAVDPIHYLSTPRIVAATIMTPVLVILSNIVGNIGGYLVSVDVLNINSVAYLRNIEVYLTMHDLTYGLIKGAVFGLLISAIGCFMGFKTTGGAKGVGRFTTKAVVTASVAILIADYFLTAIMF
- the alr gene encoding alanine racemase, with the protein product MIAPTVAYINMDNLIHNYCLVEKLTKDASIIPIVKADAYNHGSIEVSHTLSSFSSLAYFGVAHVQEGKILRENGIKKPILVLSCILDDDFHIIYEYDFTPVLYSLSLIEKMANFAKQRGKRINAHIKIDTGMNRLGISYKDAQKSYEKLKEYRDFLNVEGIMSHLCCADSDDEFTLLQLNRFNDVVSFLEGRGFYFKYKHIANSAAIVKFPQTYLNCTRPGIILYGYMPEQNISNPGFKPVLSIKSHIIHIHDLYPGEGVSYNRTFVTKEKLKIGVVAIGYADGFQRTLSNNFYVLIKGEKSAIIGNVCMDMAMCDLTYIDAKVGDEVIILGTDQGEKIDAWTLASKTNTIPYEILTSIGERVHRIYVKK